Proteins encoded together in one Plasmodium cynomolgi strain B DNA, chromosome 9, whole genome shotgun sequence window:
- a CDS encoding DnaJ domain containing protein (putative), which produces MKGSINAEGGEGDADDVVREEKVGHERDDQSRVKGVTPNGLSSFTPSEAQRLNQGSSPIWEGMNHQVRSTQQSSPSKESASTKKSCPLKSNFLYPITKHTILRSVSTIKECISAKCAMPEHTQGGTRPTSEKEPTIKSPVVHSFIQANEKKSNKMKDITSIQMPAHRNVSTFAKRNPQQILKSYIYMINSERNNFYLNTECTDKKGHKNKFPPHILKERILNFSKRPRDIISKLSNNCSSGNNLEKNKKKIKVDKEEENDDVILLDGDQNLPCRSGENGPKSSNTGNNNLVEGYNKRKNTCGSNTFSFLKIPFAVKQKDGKITAKRSGIAIAGAGIKNKQSSANHTSGEKSDSVKNASFKKIFSAEEMHKIELNYDNNFSGIEKKEEEKVKDFYCKFYKCTQAAQKRSETNPGCASDAANLQTSCLRTLDAPSKYCKSCRKFLKLLISHGTKYKGTLVGINFIHPDAQNILYVYKCDKQHEFNLSLFHIMHNLWCPHDYCLFECKGKNKKSYATEFFRLKELDTMEKQKDLFLQAKIFCLVDPENALPDSSENAGAECTDDVERIIRNANDPWEVLQIKKFSKMKLCDKELKRKARTNYRALALKVHPDKNKSKNATLAMNILTNSMKAITSAWKHFLV; this is translated from the exons ATGAAAGGGAGTATTAATGCTGAAGGGGGCGAGGGGGACGCTGATGATGTTGTGAGAGAGGAAAAGGTGGGCCACGAGAGGGATGATCAAAGTCGGGTAAAAGGTGTGACCCCAAATGGACTGAGTAGTTTCACCCCCAGTGAAGCGCAACGCCTGAACCAGGGCTCTTCCCCCATATGGGAGGGAATGAACCACCAAGTGAGGAGTACCCAACAGAGTAGCCCCAGCAAAGAGAGCGCAAGTACGAAGAAGAGTTGCCCACTGAAGAGCAACTTCCTTTACCCCATCACAAAACACACCATACTAAGGAGCGTAAGCACTATAAAGGAATGCATCTCTGCGAAATGCGCCATGCCGGAACACACACAGGGAGGAACAAGACCGACAAGCGAAAAAGAACCAACCATTAAATCTCCCGTAGTGCACTCTTTCATCCAAgcgaatgaaaaaaaaagcaacaaaatgaaggacatCACGTCGATACAAATGCCCGCGCACAGAAACGTAAGCACCTTTGCTAAGAGGAACCCCCAACAAATCTTAAAAAGTTACatttatatgataaatagTGAAAGGAacaatttttacctgaacacgGAATGTACagataaaaaaggacataaaaataaattccctcctcatattttaaaagagcGAATATTGAACTTTAGTAAAAGACCCAGGGATATAATTTCTAAGCTATCGAACAACTGCAGCAGTGGCAacaatttggagaaaaataaaaaaaaaatcaaagttgataaggaagaagaaaatgacgaTGTTATCCTTTTGGACGGAGATCAAAATTTACCTTGCCGTTCAGGTGAAAATGGGCCAAAAAGTAGCAATACGGGAAACAACAATTTGGTAGAGGGGTACAATAAGAGGAAGAACACATGTGGAAGTAACACCTTCAGTTTTTTGAAAATCCCCTTTGCAGTGAAACAGAAAGATGGTAAAATTACCGCTAAAAGGAGCGGCATAGCAATCGCGGGTGcgggcataaaaaataaacaaagtaGCGCAAATCATAcgagtggagaaaaaagtgacaGTGTGAAAAACGCgtcgtttaaaaaaatttttagtgCAGAGGAGATGCACAAGATAGAGCTGAATTACGACAATAATTTTAGCGGCAtagagaagaaggaagaagaaaaggtgaAGGACTTCTACTGCAAGTTTTACAAATGTACACAGGCCGCGCAAAAGAGAAGTGAGACCAACCCAGGCTGTGCCAGCGACGCCGCAAATCTGCAGACTTCCTGCTTACGAACGCTCGATGCGCCGTCCAAATACTGCAAATCGTGcaggaaatttttaaagctGCTCATATCTCACGGCACCAAGTACAAAGGAACGCTAGTAGGCATAAACTTTATCCACCCAGACGCGCAAAACATTTTGTACGTGTACAAGTGCGATAAACAGCACGAATTTAACCTGTCGCTCTTTCACATTATGCACAATTTGTGGTGCCCTCATGATTATTGCCTGTTCGAGTGTAAGGGCAAGAATAAGAAAAGCTACGCGACTGAGTTTTTTCGCCTCAAAGAGTTGGACACCATGGAAAAGCAGAAGGACCTATTTTTGCAGgccaaaatattttgcctCGTCGATCCGGAGAATG CCTTGCCAGACAGCAGCGAAAACGCCGGCGCAGAATGCACCGATGATG TTGAGAGAATTATAAGGAACGCCAACGACCCGTGGGAAGTTCTCCAG ATCaagaaattttccaaaatgaagttGTGTGACAAGgagttaaaaaggaaagcacgAACAAATTATCGCGCCCTGGCCCTGAAGGTTCACCCCGATAAgaacaaaagtaaaaat gCCACGTTAGCTATGAACATTTTAACCAACTCGATGAAGGCAATAACATCCGCGTGGAAGCATTTTTTAGTTTGA
- a CDS encoding hypothetical protein (putative): MRRQRTIMSREFRPKNFRVEVKENEKARIEELNELEEELAKNEYTSKLHKELLLQNASFDREAKLLKLHIAGNLIKNKPVVSRKNIAYISSESGILLIDLKKIVTSFFIDSLFYFVDKKTKQEYLVLKTFNNYIYLYLISERKFQFVKKFFIKNLFYINSFGKNGELCFATWEFDPRGKKMFMNFYLLRFVFNYESPLCYLNGEVPERGEANPGVGRAQMGRTHVGKAQGDESPPPTHVTYTFSSDSEDSFNKDVFPCELMATSSDGEEEQRWEDERWEGERREGERREEHRQREKLQTRPLNHYNGVHTQNGNCYGSQSNGFLPRGDGTTLKKQKTEMKPRKRDRSNARRKHIDVTAKVKIMPLVKIKYVYFSMIDMNPSLTRLVLANNNLVIVYDTVKRRYSMLYFKNLISAVKISDENFLCIGFLNGYMHIFLFDQVTEDEDSASNMLRRNAFVGEAFGGGKDCERKDNFIYLLKAIENAYPYIPGYEVAYYRKGGEVRGDMHCDMRCEDGGERDTQGSASVPFINFQLRKDKIVDMQKTHVVRYKWHSHAVYNITIEGRKIITCGEEAVVLIYDIDSGSTEFIPHLGSPCYYTYVNKEKNLIICNSLNNTIHFINYNHRLFFYSYVGLYMPLSLRHLFLNYTSVYESIRNSVNIFEGLIYSSYNYSLGGLANAGALQGEEDVSWEVLNGDASMNHVANCDEGQSDSEGMSSDSSGSSDAGEDFEEGDTLGEHPRGSIRGSQREDDDLLGIPDEGIELSSSEEDERGASLSNAALSNAAPSNASLPNAGGKEKRKNKAIISFKQIEEDIERSIYNHTNVQNNLYKKYQMLFYCDSNRGVQLYNVEKDKHVKFVCPLQVTYKSRSSVESVNDLEILSFSFTQSRHLLMTIERRNYQLEEASGNNANALVQIFYTFKIWRIVSNKLDYEPVYEHSITCDQMGEEAPRRSSEEEAPPRSSEEEAPRSSSEEHPGEEQLEKYRTILSHPFLSIFLVLECGGDMSIWCMEKSERIFENSVYADYEVDVYQTQDNSNYYREVRRLNHLASVYGGDIGDGGEKKGQERHPKKDFRKGGANQGGAEEGDANDGDADQGDANQTVTVIKRINYKNNPILGGDITSDGKILCICHDRLITIWDTTTLRVMATINHAIYTELNEFLFRLYKGVEIIQTDTDKGEPKGHVPHMCFFAFDTIFIYSLHEFHLVYQKKIKNGIIEYVKFDKHNCRFMAIGVTKRLKGGSGHRGDSHRGRGRPSGIVQRNYLYEFTSNVLKRRKLFYSSRDRPIVSLDFAPLNQRKNISLSSFQPSTLLVALNSKFQVCTFYFNNYAEFMQLS; encoded by the exons ATGAGGAGGCAAAGAACGATAATGAGCCGGGAGTTCCGGCCGAAAAACTTCCGAGTAGAGGTCAAGGAGAACGAGAAGGCGAGAATAGAAGAGTTAAACGAACTGGAGgaagagctagccaaaaacgAGTACACGAGCAAGCTACACAAGGAATTGCTTCTACAAAATGCTAGCTTCGATAGAGAAGCAAAGTTACTCAAATTACACATAGCAggaaatttaattaaaaacaagCCAGTAGTGAGTAGGAAAAATATTGCCTATATTAGTAGCGAAAGTGGAATTTTGTTaatagatttaaaaaaaatagtcacCTCCTTCTTTATAGAtagcttattttattttgtagacaaaaaaacgaaacaagAATATTTAGTTTTGAAAACTTTCAATAATTACATTTACTTGTATTTAATTAGTGAGagaaaatttcaatttgtgaaaaaatttttcatcaaaaatttattttatataaacagCTTTGGGAAAAATGGCGAACTCTGTTTCGCGACTTGGGAGTTTGATccgcgggggaaaaaaatgttcatgaATTTTTATCTGCTCAGATTTGTGTTCAACTATGAGTCTCCGCTTTGTTACTTAAATGGGGAGGTACCTGAGCGGGGGGAGGCCAACCCTGGCGTGGGAAGGGCTCAAATGGGAAGGACCCACGTGGGAAAGGCCCAGGGGGACGAGTCCCCCCCACCGACCCACGTGACGTACACGTTTTCCTCCGACTCGGAGGACTCCTTCAACAAGGATGTATTCCCGTGCGAGTTGATGGCGACCAGTTCGGacggggaggaggagcagcggTGGGAGGATGAGCGGTGGGAGGGTGAGCGGCGGGAGGGTGAGCGGCGGGAGGAGCACCGACAACGGGAAAAGCTGCAGACTCGGCCGCTTAACCATTACAACGGGGTACACACGCAGAATGGCAACTGTTATGGAAGCCAAAGCAACGGATTTCTTCCCCGTGGTGATGGAACCACcttgaagaaacaaaaaacggaaatgaaGCCACGAAAGAGGGATAGATCAAATGCACGTAGAAAGCATATAGACGTTACAGCGAAGGTGAAAATAATGCCACTTGTGAAGATCAAGTATGTCTACTTCTCCATGATTGATATGAACCCAAGTCTTACCAGGCTAGTGCTAGCCAACAACAACCTCGTGATTGTATACGACACTGTAAAGAGGAGATACAGTATGCtttactttaaaaatttgatttcTGCTGTAAAAATaagtgatgaaaattttctttgtATTGGGTTCCTTAATggatatatgcatatttttttgtttgaccAAGTGACGGAGGATGAGGATAGTGCGTCTAACATGTTGAGGCGTAATGCCTTTGTGGGAGAAGCCTTCGGGGGTGGGAAGGACTGTGAGCGGAAGGACAACTTTATTTACTTGTTGAAGGCGATTGAGAATGCCTACCCGTACATCCCCGGGTACGAAGTGGCATACTACAGGAAGGGCGGCGAGGTGCGCGGCGATATGCACTGCGATATGCGCTGCGAGGATGGGGGAGAACGGGACACCCAGGGCAGCGCGAGCGTCCCTTTCATCAATTTCCAACTGAGGAAGGACAAGATCGTAGACATGCAGAAGACACACGTCGTGAGGTACAAGTGGCACAGTCATGCAGTGTATAACATAACGATCgagggaaggaaaataatcacCTGCGGAGAGGAAGCCGTTGTACTCATTTACGACATAGACAGTGGTAGCACCGAGTTCATCCCTCACCTGGGATCCCCCTGTTACTACACCTATGTgaataaggagaaaaatttaattatctGTAACTCGCTTAACAATACGATTCACTTCATCAATTACAATCACCGATTGTTCTTCTATTCATATGTCGGTCTGTACATGCCTCTCTCCTTGAgacacctttttttgaattacACCAGTGTATACGAGAGCATAAGAAATAGCGTTAATATTTTCGAAGGATTGATTTACAGCTCATATAATTACTCCCTGGGGGGACTTGCGAATGCTGGTGCTCtccagggggaggaagacgtAAGTTGGGAGGTCCTTAACGGGGATGCTTCAATGAACCATGTGGCGAACTGTGATGAGGGCCAAAGTGACAGCGAGGGGATGAGTAGCGACTCCTCGGGGAGCAGTGACGCCGGGGAGGACTTCGAGGAGGGCGACACCTTGGGGGAGCACCCGCGGGGAAGCATTCGAGGGAGCCAGCGAGAGGACGATGACCTGCTAGGGATCCCGGACGAAGGGATAGAACTGAGTTCTAGTGAAGAAGACGAACGGGGCGCGTCTCTCTCGAACGCGGCCCTCTCGAACGCGGCTCCTTCTAACGCTTCTCTCCCCAACGcggggggaaaggaaaaacggaaaaacaaaGCCATCATAAGTTTCAAGCAAATCGAGGAAGACATCGAAAGGAGCATTTACAACCACACgaatgtacaaaataatttgtacaaaaaatatcaaatgCTATTTTATTGTGACTCTAACAGGGG TGTTCAGCTGTACAATGTCGAAAAGGACAAGCATGTAAAATTTGTTTGTCCCTTACAGGTGACTTACAAAAGTAGGTCCAGCGTTGAGTCCGTGAACGATTTGGAaatcctttccttttctttcactCAGAGTAGGCATTTGCTAATGACGATTGAGAGGAGGAACTACCAGCTGGAGGAGGCTTCTGGAAATAACGCCAACGCGTTGGTGCAGATTTTCtacacttttaaaatttggaGAATCGTGAGCAATAAGTTGGACTACGAGCCCGTTTATGAGCACTCCATCACGTGTGATCAAATGGGAGAAGAAGCCCCGCGGAGAAGCAGTGAGGAAGAGGCCCCACCGAGGAGCAGTGAGGAAGAGGCACCGCGGAGTAGCAGTGAGGAACACCCTGGGGAGGAGCAACTAGAGAAGTACAGAACGATCTTGAGTCATCCCTTCCTTAGCATTTTCCTCGTACTGGAATGCGGTGGAGATATGAGTATTTGGTGCATGGAAAAGAGCGAGCGTATTTTCGAGAACAGCGTGTACGCAGACTACGAAGTGGATGTATATCAGACGCAGGACAACAGCAACTACTACAGGGAGGTGCGGAGGTTGAATCACCTGGCTAGTGTGTACGGGGGGGACATTGGTGATGGTGGCGAGAAAAAGGGTCAGGAGCGCCACCCCAAAAAGGATTTCCGAAAAGGGGGCGCCAACCAAGGGGGcgcagaagaaggggacGCCAACGATGGGGACGCAGACCAAGGGGACGCCAACCAAACTGTCACTGTCATTAAACGGATAAACTACAAGAACAACCCCATCTTAGGAGGGGACATAACTAGCGACGGGAAAATACTCTGCATCTGTCACGATAGACTAATAACCATATGGGACACAACCACACTAAGAGTGATGGCCACAATTAATCACGCCATTTACACAGAGCTTAATGAGTTCTTATTTAGATTGTACAAGGGGGTAGAAATAATACAGACGGATACGGACAAAGGAGAGCCAAAGGGACATGTGCCACACATGTGCTTCTTCGCATTCgacaccatttttatttactccCTACATGAGTTTCACTTGGtctatcaaaaaaaaattaaaaacggaATCATCGAATACGTGAAGTTTGACAAGCACAATTGCAGGTTTATGGCCATCGGAGTTACAAAGAGGCTTAAAGGGGGGAGCGGTCACAGGGGGGATAGCCACAGGGGGAGAGGCAGACCTAGTGGCATTGTACAAAGGAACTACTTATACGAGTTCACCTCCAACGTattgaagaggaggaagttATTCTACTCGTCCAGGGATAGGCCAATCGTGTCCCTGGATTTTGCTCCCCTCAATCAGAGGAAGAACATCTCCCTCAGTAGCTTCCAGCCGTCCACATTGTTGGTTGCCCTCAACTCAAAATTTCAGGTGtgcaccttttattttaataactACGCCGAGTTTATGCAGCTCTCCTGA
- a CDS encoding hypothetical protein (putative) — MINNFKSPQSNDPIKKLQNLLNNCLYSVVDVLSNLSYQGEPKELEVVPEEESEYAYFVNLLKERADEIERENGEAVEEVQAEVKGEVEEEAKEEEKEEVKEEVKEEAKEEVKEEAEEEVKEEVKGEVKEEVKKEAKEEAKEDVKEDGKEAHDEAQEAKDAGEGEPEKDGQTDESEDPSSEETSDESYTESSDLSDERSNDDTLDRKETDDEQTQRSVEEGPPKKYFVKPYFEPPLQEEILDRVERMKLILKMIDSCIEELPDSLMIEEEKCQEMKALQKRKDDSKEELKRLYSEYDAIYSYVTDNLRNIIINTE; from the exons ATgattaacaattttaaatcACCACAGTCGAATGATCCGATTAAGAAGCTGCAGAATTTGCTGAACAACTGCCTCTACTCCGTCGTT GACGTGCTGAGCAATTTATCTTACCAAGGGGAGCCAAAGGAGCTGGAAGTTGTTCCGGAGGAGGAAAGCGAATATGCTTACTTTGTGAACTTGCTCAAGGAAAGGGCCGACGAGATTGAGCGGGAGAATGGGGAAGCGGTAGAAGAAGTACAGGCGGAGGTGAAGGGGGAGGTAGAAGAGGAggcaaaagaggaggaaaaagaggaGGTGAAAGAGGAGGTGAAAGAGGAGGCAAAAGAGGAGGTGAAAGAGGAGGCAGAAGAGGAGGTAAAAGAGGAGGTGAAGGGGGAGGTGAAAgaggaggtgaaaaaagaagcaaaagaagaagcaaaagaagaCGTCAAAGAAGACGGCAAAGAAGCGCACGATGAAGCGCAGGAGGCGAAAGACGCGGGGGAGGGAGAGCCGGAGAAGGACGGCCAAACGGACGAATCGGAGGACCCCTCGAGCGAAGAAACGAGCGATGAGTCGTACACAGAGTCAAGCGATTTATCGGATGAACGATCCAACGATGATACACTGGACAGAAAAGAAACGGACGACGAGCAGACACAACGCTCCGTGGAGGAAGGACCCCCCAAGAAGTATTTTGTCAAACCCTATTTTGAACCACCCCTGCAGGAAGAAATCCTGGACCGAGTGGAACGAATGAAactgattttaaaaatgatcgACTCTTGCATAGAGGAGCTGCCCGATTCGTTGATGATCGAA GAAGAGAAGTGCCAGGAAATGAAGGCCTTGCAAAAACGGAAGGATGACTCCAAGGAGGAGTTAAAAAGGCTCTACAGCGAATACGACGCCATATACAGTTACGTCACGGATAACCTGCGGaacattattattaacacGGAGTGA